Proteins from one Prevotella sp. E2-28 genomic window:
- a CDS encoding substrate-binding domain-containing protein, with protein sequence MATEKIRIKDIAERAGVSVGTVDRVLHERPNVSPAAREKVEKALAEMDYQPNVYASALAYNKDYTFCCVIPQHESEAYWDEIEEGVKFCTQLRRDFHISTKILYYERFNPTSFENTAKECLEHNPDGVIVVPARLDITRNFTNDLSDRNIPFILLDSYLPDLKPLAFFGQDSFQSGYFAARMLMLIASNEKEVMMMKQTNNGHVGSKQQSNRETGFRHYMRDHFPEISIIDVDLPLGGTKAQYDKILEEFFKEHSQVHHCITFNSKAHLVGEFLLRTNRRNVQIMGYDMVPKNAECVRQGSISFLIAQHAYMQGYACVETLFQAIVLKKEVNPVNYMPIELLVKENIEFYRRTNVG encoded by the coding sequence ATGGCAACAGAAAAGATTAGAATTAAGGATATCGCAGAGCGGGCGGGAGTGTCGGTGGGCACTGTCGACCGCGTTTTGCATGAAAGGCCCAATGTGTCTCCTGCCGCACGCGAGAAGGTAGAGAAGGCTTTGGCGGAAATGGATTATCAACCAAATGTATATGCCTCAGCGTTGGCATACAATAAGGATTATACATTTTGTTGCGTTATTCCTCAGCACGAGAGCGAGGCTTATTGGGATGAGATTGAAGAGGGCGTCAAATTCTGTACACAGCTCAGACGCGACTTCCATATTTCCACAAAGATTCTGTATTACGAGCGCTTTAATCCAACATCGTTTGAAAATACAGCCAAGGAGTGCCTGGAGCATAATCCTGATGGCGTTATCGTGGTGCCTGCCCGACTGGATATCACCCGTAACTTCACAAACGATTTGAGTGACCGTAATATACCTTTCATCCTCCTTGACTCTTATCTGCCAGATCTGAAGCCATTGGCTTTCTTTGGTCAGGATTCTTTCCAGAGTGGCTATTTTGCAGCCCGTATGCTGATGCTTATTGCGTCAAATGAAAAAGAAGTGATGATGATGAAGCAGACCAACAACGGTCATGTAGGCTCTAAGCAGCAGTCAAACCGTGAGACGGGCTTCCGTCATTACATGCGCGACCATTTCCCTGAAATTTCTATTATTGATGTTGACCTGCCTCTGGGAGGTACGAAAGCACAATATGATAAGATTCTTGAAGAGTTCTTCAAGGAGCATTCTCAGGTACACCATTGCATTACCTTTAATTCCAAGGCTCATCTCGTTGGTGAGTTCCTGTTGCGTACTAATCGTCGAAACGTCCAGATTATGGGCTACGATATGGTACCAAAGAATGCTGAGTGTGTGCGTCAGGGTAGTATATCGTTTCTTATCGCCCAGCACGCCTATATGCAGGGCTATGCCTGTGTCGAGACGCTCTTCCAGGCTATCGTACTGAAAAAAGAGGTTAATCCTGTGAATTATATGCCTATAGAACTACTGGTGAAGGAAAACATAGAATTCTATCGCCGTACGAATGTCGGCTAA
- a CDS encoding DUF2490 domain-containing protein → MEKRIVLLLLAVVASVSHLFAQSESGLIMGLEAETKLTRNLGVGLEADYRSRNDFKTTDRWSLGVNADYKLTKWLKADAGYTFLNTNFREKVTTSGTKTKWRPSYWGARHRFHASIGADYKVWSNLRVSLRERWQYTYRPEKSVDRWKIDETLKTKAFDSDYVRDGKGKHQLRSRIQVEWDKKRSLFTPYANVEFYNSMAIEKIRYTVGTDIRLTKQHSASLYYRYQDMKNVDDDEYNPNMHYFGVGYKFKF, encoded by the coding sequence ATGGAGAAACGTATAGTTTTATTGTTGCTTGCTGTCGTAGCATCCGTAAGTCATCTCTTCGCCCAAAGCGAGTCTGGTCTCATCATGGGCTTAGAGGCTGAAACGAAGCTAACTAGGAATTTGGGGGTTGGCTTGGAGGCCGACTACCGTTCGCGTAATGATTTCAAGACCACAGATCGCTGGTCGCTTGGTGTTAATGCAGACTATAAACTTACAAAGTGGTTGAAAGCTGATGCAGGTTATACCTTTCTGAATACGAATTTCCGTGAGAAAGTTACGACAAGTGGTACGAAGACCAAGTGGCGCCCCAGTTACTGGGGAGCTCGTCATCGCTTCCATGCATCGATAGGTGCTGATTATAAGGTGTGGAGTAATTTGCGCGTATCGCTTCGTGAACGTTGGCAGTACACCTATCGCCCAGAAAAAAGTGTTGATCGATGGAAGATTGACGAGACTTTAAAGACCAAGGCGTTTGATTCTGACTATGTCAGAGATGGAAAAGGCAAACATCAACTTCGTTCAAGGATTCAGGTAGAGTGGGATAAGAAACGTAGCTTGTTTACCCCTTATGCCAATGTGGAGTTCTATAACAGTATGGCCATAGAAAAGATTCGCTATACGGTGGGTACAGACATTCGCTTGACGAAACAACATTCTGCCAGTCTCTACTATCGTTATCAGGACATGAAAAATGTGGATGATGACGAATACAATCCTAATATGCACTATTTTGGTGTAGGCTACAAATTCAAATTCTAA
- a CDS encoding UxaA family hydrolase, with amino-acid sequence MELKTYLKINPADSVVVCLVEKKKGDVIEAGGERVVLAEDVPAGHKVLLRDVKEGENIIKYGYPIGHARKDLKAGEWVNENNLKTNLSGTLEYTYSPVNEKLNIKKENRTFKGYVRKNGDVGVRNEIWIVPTVGCVNGIAERLAKKLREETGCKDIDAVYTWHHNYGCSQLSGDHENTRKVLRDIVLHPNAGAVLVLGLGCENNQPDDFMKLLGDYDKDRIRLLVTQKVDGDEVEAGMQILRELYAIASKDRREDVPVSKLRVGLKCGGSDGFSGITANPLVGEFSDWLVAQGGTSVLTEVPEMFGAETILMNRCETPELFEKTVSMVNNFKEYFLSHGEPVGENPSPGNKAGGISTLEDKALGCTQKCGRAPVSGVMEYGDRLSATGLNLLSAPGNDLVASTALAACGCHLVLFTTGRGTPFGTFVPTMKIATNPTLAERKPNWVDFSAGQLIQGRTMEELVPEFIDKVLAVASGEKSRNEENDYREISIFKNGVTL; translated from the coding sequence ATGGAACTTAAAACTTATCTCAAAATCAATCCAGCAGACTCTGTAGTGGTCTGTTTAGTGGAAAAGAAAAAAGGTGATGTCATTGAGGCTGGTGGCGAACGTGTGGTGCTTGCCGAGGATGTCCCCGCAGGTCATAAAGTCTTGTTGCGTGATGTCAAGGAAGGCGAGAATATCATCAAATATGGCTATCCCATTGGTCATGCTCGTAAGGATTTGAAGGCTGGCGAGTGGGTTAACGAGAATAATCTTAAGACTAATCTTTCTGGTACACTAGAATATACGTATTCTCCTGTAAACGAGAAACTTAATATTAAAAAAGAAAATCGTACTTTTAAAGGATATGTTCGCAAGAATGGTGATGTAGGCGTACGTAATGAGATATGGATCGTACCCACTGTTGGCTGTGTCAATGGCATTGCAGAGCGCTTAGCTAAGAAGCTCCGTGAAGAGACTGGGTGCAAGGATATCGATGCTGTTTATACCTGGCATCATAACTATGGCTGCTCACAGTTGAGTGGTGATCATGAGAATACCCGTAAGGTGCTTCGTGATATAGTACTCCATCCCAATGCAGGTGCTGTTTTGGTACTGGGTCTTGGTTGCGAGAATAATCAGCCAGATGATTTCATGAAACTTCTTGGCGATTATGATAAAGACCGCATCCGCCTGTTGGTTACTCAGAAAGTTGATGGCGACGAGGTAGAGGCCGGAATGCAGATTCTGCGTGAGCTCTATGCTATTGCCAGCAAAGATCGCCGTGAGGATGTGCCTGTAAGCAAACTGCGTGTTGGTTTGAAGTGTGGTGGCTCTGATGGTTTCAGCGGCATTACGGCTAATCCTCTTGTTGGCGAGTTCAGCGACTGGCTTGTAGCTCAGGGTGGTACCAGCGTGCTGACGGAGGTGCCAGAGATGTTTGGCGCTGAAACTATTCTGATGAATCGTTGTGAGACACCTGAACTCTTTGAGAAGACCGTTTCGATGGTTAATAATTTCAAGGAGTATTTCTTGAGTCATGGTGAGCCTGTTGGCGAGAACCCAAGCCCAGGTAATAAGGCTGGTGGTATCTCTACACTTGAGGACAAGGCTTTAGGCTGTACGCAGAAGTGTGGACGTGCTCCTGTTAGTGGCGTGATGGAATATGGCGATCGCCTTTCTGCTACAGGTTTGAATCTGCTTTCTGCTCCAGGTAACGACCTTGTGGCTTCTACCGCATTAGCTGCCTGTGGCTGTCATCTGGTATTGTTTACTACAGGTCGTGGTACGCCTTTTGGTACCTTCGTTCCTACGATGAAGATTGCTACCAATCCCACATTGGCTGAGCGTAAGCCCAACTGGGTAGATTTCTCGGCTGGTCAGCTCATTCAAGGTCGTACGATGGAAGAACTCGTGCCCGAATTTATCGATAAGGTATTGGCAGTAGCCAGTGGTGAGAAATCTCGCAACGAGGAAAACGACTATCGTGAGATTTCCATCTTCAAGAACGGTGTAACCCTATAA
- a CDS encoding DUF4956 domain-containing protein, which yields MDYISNFFFSDFGYALLRFALCILVNWVIIDRLYYKKSRRRDFYFTFMLMSVAIFFLVYFMMGMDRGKATMGVGLGLFGIFSIMRYRTDTMPVREMTYLFIIICLSVVHAMFDAESDINIGVMADLLKLAIIDVIMFVAILMCERSLKIMNTKLIQYDRPELTKPENKETLIEDLEQRTGLKIIKVEVGGIDFLKDSVVLRVTYEGKGKANEVDSQFIVRKSQWRNV from the coding sequence ATGGACTATATTTCAAATTTCTTTTTCAGCGATTTTGGTTATGCACTACTCAGATTTGCGTTGTGTATATTAGTAAACTGGGTAATTATTGACCGTTTGTATTACAAGAAGTCGCGCCGTCGTGATTTCTATTTTACGTTCATGCTCATGTCTGTGGCCATTTTCTTCTTGGTCTATTTCATGATGGGAATGGATCGTGGTAAAGCGACGATGGGTGTTGGCCTAGGCTTGTTTGGTATCTTTAGTATCATGCGTTATCGTACAGACACGATGCCTGTGCGCGAAATGACATACCTATTTATTATTATATGTCTTTCTGTGGTTCATGCCATGTTTGATGCAGAGAGCGATATCAATATTGGCGTAATGGCTGATTTGTTGAAACTGGCTATTATCGATGTCATCATGTTTGTGGCTATCCTCATGTGTGAGCGCAGTTTGAAGATTATGAACACCAAACTGATTCAGTATGATCGTCCAGAACTCACCAAGCCTGAAAATAAAGAAACCCTGATAGAAGACCTGGAACAGCGTACTGGTCTAAAGATTATAAAAGTGGAAGTTGGCGGCATTGATTTCCTAAAAGATTCTGTTGTGCTTCGTGTAACTTACGAAGGCAAGGGGAAGGCGAATGAAGTTGACAGTCAGTTTATTGTAAGAAAGTCACAATGGAGAAACGTATAG
- a CDS encoding carbohydrate-binding domain-containing protein yields the protein MIKKSFLSILLLGLTFGMMVSCGDDDTNSFDNYKTVTDDEDNDDNDKGDSTIVVRDSIAVAITWDGTSVSLTGDVDSIAYTASGADVVITSNTDRFLELTLSGSTTDGSLLVNSLKKYGIILNGVSITNPDGPAINNQCGKSLFVTLVDGTENKLVDGETYAESAIDQKGTLFSEGQIYFEGTGSLSIVGNAKNGIASDDYIIVNGGNITIDVEDTGSNGIKVNDGFTINEGSLNISVAADGARGIKSDARTTIAGGSITITTSGDCVTETVDGVEDASSAAGIKCDSLFLMTAGTLNITSKGDGGKGINCSDTIKFCGGTLYAETKGGNDEGKPKAVKGDKGIIVSGGSFTAKCVKSWAIDNGVDTENVQERITIIGTPTTKTLQKRNVVIKYE from the coding sequence ATGATCAAAAAATCTTTTTTGTCTATTCTCTTGCTGGGATTGACTTTCGGAATGATGGTGTCGTGTGGCGATGATGACACGAATAGTTTTGACAACTACAAAACAGTTACTGATGATGAGGATAATGATGACAATGATAAGGGTGACTCTACCATCGTTGTGCGTGATTCTATTGCTGTTGCAATTACGTGGGATGGCACTTCTGTCAGTCTGACTGGTGATGTTGACTCTATCGCATACACAGCTTCTGGTGCTGACGTGGTGATTACCTCTAATACGGATAGGTTCCTGGAACTTACACTAAGTGGTTCTACCACAGACGGCTCACTCTTGGTAAACAGTCTCAAGAAATATGGTATCATTCTTAATGGTGTCAGCATTACTAATCCTGATGGTCCTGCCATCAATAACCAATGTGGCAAGAGTCTGTTCGTGACATTGGTGGATGGTACAGAAAACAAACTCGTTGATGGAGAAACCTACGCCGAGTCAGCTATAGACCAGAAGGGTACCCTGTTCAGCGAGGGACAGATTTATTTTGAAGGCACAGGCTCATTATCAATTGTGGGTAATGCAAAGAATGGTATTGCCAGTGACGACTATATTATCGTAAACGGTGGCAATATTACGATTGATGTTGAGGACACAGGTTCAAATGGTATCAAGGTCAACGATGGTTTCACCATTAATGAAGGTTCGCTCAATATCTCTGTAGCTGCTGATGGTGCCAGAGGTATCAAGAGCGATGCACGTACTACTATCGCTGGAGGTTCTATTACAATTACTACATCAGGCGACTGCGTGACAGAGACCGTCGATGGGGTAGAGGATGCTTCATCAGCTGCAGGTATCAAGTGCGACAGTCTGTTCCTGATGACTGCTGGAACACTGAATATTACCAGTAAGGGTGATGGTGGTAAGGGTATTAATTGTTCAGATACCATTAAGTTCTGTGGCGGAACGCTTTATGCAGAAACCAAAGGTGGCAACGACGAAGGAAAACCAAAGGCCGTGAAAGGTGATAAAGGTATTATTGTCAGCGGAGGCTCTTTTACAGCTAAATGCGTAAAGAGTTGGGCAATCGATAATGGTGTTGACACAGAAAACGTCCAGGAACGTATCACCATTATTGGCACACCAACGACGAAGACCCTTCAGAAACGTAACGTCGTTATCAAATATGAATAA
- a CDS encoding Na+/H+ antiporter NhaC family protein, whose product MKKGLLALSPLVVFVALYLVTSIVAGDFYKVPISVAFLAASIYSISITRGKLIKRINIFSRGAGSAEMLLMIWIFILAGAFAHSAKVMGAIDATVNMTLMLLPSQMLLAGLFLAACFISLGIGTSVGTIVALTPIAAGVAQQTGTDIALVVSAVVGGSFFGDNLSFISDTTIISTQTQGCKLSDKFRVNSFIVAPAAIVIFVIYIFMGQGMTSPAGLKEVEFWRVLPYVFVLITAMFGVNVMIVLTIGILLAGIIGMAYGSYDFYGWLGAMGDGIISMSELIIITMLAGGLLAVIKHNGGIDFIINHLTKRINGKRGGELTIAVMVSIVNLCTANNTVAIITVGGIARKIGEKYAIDPRKRASLLDTFSCATQGLIPYGAQVLMAAGLAQINPISIVPRLYYPMAIGVAALTAILFRYPRRYSK is encoded by the coding sequence ATGAAAAAAGGCTTGCTGGCATTAAGTCCGTTAGTGGTATTTGTCGCACTATATCTAGTCACCAGCATTGTAGCTGGTGACTTCTATAAGGTGCCCATCTCCGTTGCGTTCTTGGCAGCAAGCATCTATTCCATATCTATTACACGAGGCAAGTTAATTAAGCGTATCAACATATTCAGTCGTGGCGCAGGATCGGCCGAGATGCTGCTCATGATTTGGATATTCATTTTGGCGGGTGCCTTTGCTCATAGTGCCAAGGTGATGGGAGCTATTGATGCAACGGTGAATATGACGCTGATGCTCTTGCCAAGTCAGATGTTATTGGCTGGGTTGTTCCTAGCAGCCTGTTTCATTTCGCTAGGTATTGGCACTAGTGTTGGCACTATCGTCGCTCTGACACCTATCGCAGCAGGCGTAGCACAGCAGACGGGTACAGACATCGCTCTGGTTGTATCTGCTGTAGTGGGAGGTTCATTCTTTGGTGATAACCTTTCCTTTATCTCGGATACCACTATCATCTCCACGCAGACACAGGGTTGTAAGCTTAGCGATAAGTTCCGTGTCAATTCCTTTATTGTTGCTCCTGCAGCTATAGTTATTTTTGTCATCTATATCTTCATGGGGCAAGGTATGACATCGCCTGCTGGTCTGAAGGAAGTGGAGTTCTGGCGTGTGTTGCCTTATGTCTTTGTGTTAATCACGGCCATGTTTGGTGTCAATGTTATGATTGTGTTGACGATAGGTATTCTCTTAGCGGGTATCATAGGTATGGCTTACGGCTCTTATGATTTCTATGGATGGCTGGGAGCTATGGGCGATGGTATCATATCAATGAGCGAACTCATTATCATCACGATGCTGGCAGGAGGTTTGCTGGCTGTTATCAAGCATAATGGTGGCATAGACTTTATTATTAATCATTTGACGAAGCGTATCAATGGCAAGCGGGGTGGTGAACTCACAATTGCAGTGATGGTCAGTATAGTGAATCTTTGTACAGCCAATAATACTGTAGCTATTATCACTGTGGGAGGCATCGCTCGTAAGATAGGTGAGAAATATGCTATCGACCCACGTAAACGTGCCTCGTTACTTGACACCTTTTCATGTGCTACGCAGGGATTGATACCTTATGGCGCACAGGTATTGATGGCTGCAGGATTGGCTCAGATTAATCCTATCAGTATCGTACCACGCTTGTATTATCCGATGGCTATAGGTGTAGCAGCCCTCACAGCCATCTTGTTCCGTTATCCACGTCGTTATTCAAAATAG